GGTAGCGCGGTATTTTTAGAAGCAATGTGACTAACAACGAACAAACCCTGATTTAAATTTTCTTGAGTGCAGGAAATCTTCATACGTGTTATTTTATTTCTTAATTTATATATTAATAGTAATAATAAGGGATGAGGATAAGTAGAATAAGTCGTATAAATGTTTTTATTAAGCGACTTTTTAACATCGGTGCTGGGTAAAAGATATACAGTAAACTGTTGAAAACTTCTTGATAATTATTCCTCAACTATTTTGGGGTAAAAGATATACAGGTTTGATCACAAGTTTTTCCCAATACTTATCCAAAATAGTTTCCCCACCACCTCTAGTAATTGTAAACAACTTATCCGGTGTACGTCTGTAAAAATTAATTGTACAATTTTTCTTTGATTAATCTGATGTCCTGATTTATTTTTTCATCCTCATCTATTAATTGAGCAATCTTTAAGTGAGCGTGCATGGCAGTAGTATGATCGCGATTACCGATCTCCTGGCCGATTGATGGAAAAGAATTTTTAAGTTCCTCGCGCATTAAATACATCACAATTTGTCTAGGAACAGCAAGGTTTTTTTTCCGCGAAGCACCTAAAATTTCATCTAGCTTAATGTCGTAAAACTCGCAAACAATATTAATAATTTGTTTAGGGGTTACCGAACGTTTTCTTTGAGTTGAAGAAATCGTTGAAAGAATTTTTTTAACATTATCAATCTCTGGTTCAACGCCGTGCAGCTGGTGGTGAGCAATAATTTTATTTAAAGCCCCCTCAAGCTCACGAATATTGTCTTGAATGTTGGTTACAATGTAGTTAATGACTTCATCTTTAAGCTGGTAGTTTTTTTCTTTGCATTTATATCGTAGAATTGCTGAACGTGTTTCCATGTCGGGAGTTGAGATGTCGGCAATCATCCCCCATTCAAACCGCGATACAAGCCTGCTTTCTAGAGCTGGGATGGCTTTAGGTGGACGATCGGAAGTTAACACCACTTGTTTATTCGCTTGATGGAGATCGTTGAAAGTGTGAAAGAAAGCCTCTTGGGTTCCTTCCTTGCCGGCCAGAAATTGGATGTCGTCAATTAGCAACACATCAACACCGCGGTAGGTTTCTTTAAATTTTTCTGCCCGATTACTAGAAATTGATTTAATAAAATCGTTGGTAAATTTTTCGCACGAAACGTATAAGATCCGTTTGTTGGGAGCGGTTTGTTTAATTTGGTTGCCAATCGCCTGCATTAGGTGAGTTTTACCAAGACCGACGCCGCCGTAGATAAACAGCGGGTTGTACACTTCCCCGGGTTTTTGAGCCACCGCGGCGCTCGCCGCTTGGGCTAGTTCATTTGCTTTACCAACGACGAAACTGTTGAAGTTATATTTTGGATTTAACCCAAACTCATTCAGGCCAGGCGTTTCTACAACCTCTTGCATCACCACCACTGTTTCTGGCTCAGCTTGGGCTTCGTTAACTTCGCTGCCGGCCTTTACTTTAGCCTCTACGCGGTAAATAAGAGTTTTAACCCGATTACCAGTGATTTTTTGCAGCGCCTTTAGGATGGCGGAATGGTATTTTTTTTCCAGCCAGGCTTTAGTAAAGGTATTGGGTACCCCAACCGTGATTGCATCTTCGTTGTATTGAGAGATAAAGGTATTTTTAAACCAGGTGGTAAAATTAGCCCGGCTAAGGGTTAATTCGAGTTCTCCAAGGGCAGCTTGCCAGATTTTTTCCTCTTCCATGTTGGCAATATATTATAATTTTTAATTAAATTGGGTAAATTGTGGCGATTTTCATTATAGCATAATCGAGTTATCCACAAAACCGTTCTAGCCAGCCCTAAATGTTTTTAAGCTGTTAATTACATGTGTATAACACCTTAATTCCCCTTGCTGCTGGGTAGGCCCTTTGACTAAGTCGTAAAGTTCTGATATTATAGTTGAGTAATTATAAGTAGAATATGCCAAAAAGAACCTATCAACCAAAAAATCGAAAGGCTAAGAAGAAGCACGGTTTTCGATCCAGGATGAGCAGTCCGGGTGGTAAGAATGTGCTAAAAAGCCGACGAGACAAAAAGAGAAAAAGAATTTCTCTTTAGGTTTATGTTGCCGACAAGCTATCGATTAACCCAAGAAAAAGACTTTCGAAGAATTACTGTTTCAGGCAAGTCTTTTTTTTCACACTTTTTTAGGCTTCGTTTAGCTAAAAATAACCTTAAAATTAGTCGATTTGCCGTGGTAATTTCCAGCCGTGTCAGTAAAAAAGCCGTGATGCGAAATCGCCTCAAACGTCAACTGCGCGAGATAATTAGGCTTAATTTAGCCAAAATTAAAGGAGGTTTTGATGTGGTGGTATCTAGCAACAGTAAAGCTTTGGACGCAAATTACCAAGAATTAGAGCAACAATTATTACAATTGCTACGTAAATCCCATTTACTATGAACGTTGTTAGCATGGCGGCTCGAGTGACCGCGCTTAAGCTTATTAGAATTTACCAGAAAAGCCTGTCGTTTGATCATGGTATATTCAGCCGGCTGTTTCCTTATGGGTATTGTCGGTTTCACCCCACCTGTTCTGAATACGGCTACCAAGCGATTGAAAAGTGGGGTATTGTTAAAGGGGGTTATATGACCATCGGCAGAGTTTTTCGTTGCAATCCCTGGAGCAAGGGTGGGTATGACCCGGTTAAATAAATAATTTAATATTCATGATTGAACTATTTAATACCATATTATTTCAGCCGCTGTTTAATTTGTTGGTATTTTTTTATAACTTAGTGCCCGGTAATGACTTGGGCGTAGCGATTATTTTACTGACGGTTTTAATTAAGGTAGTGCTGTATCCCCTTTCGTTGCAGTCAATCCGATCACAAAAGGCGTTGCAAGAGCTGCAGCCGAAGATGGATGCGATTAAAAAGCAGTATAAAGACAATAAAGAGGCCCAGGCTAAGGCGTTGATGGATCTATATAAACAGGAAAAGATTAACCCGTTATCATCCTGTTTGCCGTTGCTGGTCCAGCTGCCATTTTTAATCGCCGTGTTTCATGTTTTCAGTCGTGGGTTGAGCTCCGAAAGTTTAGATTTGTTGTATCCATTTATTCAAAATCCAGGCCACTTAAATCCAATCTCGCTTGGATTCTTTGATTTATCAAAACCAAACATTATTTTGGCGGTATTAACCGGTTTAGCACAATTTTTCCAGAGCAAAATGCTGGTGAGCACTAAACAGCCAAAAGTGCCCGGCGCGAAGGACGAAGACATGATGGCGGCGATGAATAAGCAGATGCTATATTTTATGCCGTTAATGACAGTGGTAATTGGTGCTTCTTTGCCAGCCGGTCTTTTGGTGTACTGGTTTGTAACAACGGTATTAACTGTATTGCAACAGCAACTAATTTTTGGCCGTAAGAAAATAAAGCCGGCCGAAACTACAAACAACGATGAAAATCTCAAGTAATGATTTAATCAATCTACCGGTGTACACTGAGGCCGGACAACATTTGGGCCGCATTATTTCTTTTGATATTAACATTGATAACTATCTGATTGAGAAATTTTATGTGAAAACCGGACTGATTCAGGGGCTGTGGCATGAGCAGTTGATTATTAATCCATCTCAAGTAGTCTCAATTACGAAAGAAAAAATGGTGGTAGATAATTCGGTGGAGGCTGGCGAAACAGAAGGATTAAAGAAGGTAAGCCTGTCTCCGGCCACTAAGTAGTTGGTTAGATAATCCAAAAACAAGGGTGTTTTCACCCTTGTTTTAATTAGGGATGCAGGAGTAAAATTACAATAGCCAGTATTTAGAGTTAGCATATATTTTTGGCCAAGGAACATTGACAACCAAGAGGAGGGCAAGACGGTGAGCCAGAACAAAGACCGTAGCCGCTTGAAACCAATGCAGCTAACCGATCATCATATGATTCCTCGGTCCCGACTTGGACCGGAACGAAGGAACACGCTTGGTCGGCGTAACATTAAGCGGGTGCAATGGCAATACCATGATGCCTGGCACTGCTTATTCTTGAACATGACGCCCTATGAAGCGGTAATCTGTATCATTGAGCGCCTAGCTCCCCCAGACTATTTTTCGAACGTCAGGTTGAAAGCCGTTTGGGGCGGTGCCGAGTATGAGTACAGTCTTCGGGCAGAGCGTGAGCCGATTTTGATGATCGATCACTACCGCACCAAGAAGGATTGTGATCGATTTTTGAAGACGTTGTTTGCCGGTAAGGATTGGCCGGCGATAATTTCGGAAGTGGTGACCAGCTGGTCGCCAGAAGGATATTGGCAAACCGCCGTAGTGCGGACGCACCAACGCGGACGCAGGAGCTCTTTTATGTATCAAAACCAAGAGGCCGTTTCTGCCTAGAGAGGAACGGGCCTTATTTTTTTAGAACAAGCGATTTTTGCCGACGATGATCTGGAGTTTTTTGGGGACGATTTCAATTTGGACGGGAGTTTTTAAAACCTTTTGGCCGTCGGTGAAAATGGGCACCGACTGGGAGCTACGGATGAATATTTTTTTAAACGGGATAATGCTACTGTTTAATGAGGTGGTTTTTTTGAAAAAATTAAAAAATCCCGAAGCAATTGGCTGTACTAAAATTTCTAGCAAGCCATCTTTTGGGTTGAAATAGTTGGTTTGTCCGAGATTGGAAGCTAATAACGGTTTAAAATTGCAGATACTAACTTGATCCTGGGCTTGGGTAGTCAAGCGGTATTGATCTTCGCATTCAATCGTGACTCCCTCGCTAGATAATGTGATGCTGGACAGAAAAAAAGTATCGTTAGCCTTACCTAGGTCGATACGTTCAACAATTCGGCCAGCTAAAATATTGCACGCTTCTTCCGGGGACGGGATGCCAAGCATTTGAGCAATTTTGTTGTCCGGTCCGACGGGAATAATTCCCATGGTGATATTGAATCTCGCCGCCACATTAATAACCTGGCTGACGGTTTTGTCATTACCAACCGCCACAACGGTTTTAATGCCGTTTTTTACCTCATCGCGGAGCAGCTCCTCAATGTTACGCAGCGGGGACAGACGAAAAATTTTTCCCCCGACACCTAAATCGGTTAACCGGGTTTCGATTTTTGCCACCAGTGAGCCGTACCGCTTCTCATTCAAAAAAGAATCGTATAAATACAAATACATAAAACTATTTTACCTTTTCAACCAGCGGGGTGAGTGGCTTTTCTTTTGGTTTGATATTTTTATCTACTTTTTTATAATCTTCAACTTTTTCAAAACGCGATTTTTTTTCTTCACCAGCGCTGCACTTGCCGTGCAGGACCGCGCCTGAACCAATGGTTAAAACGGTGGCTCGGACATCGCCAAAAACTTTAGCCGTGCCGGTTAATTCTAGGCTGCCGTCAACCCGGACATTGCCCTGCACCTCGCCGGCAATTAAAGCATTGGCGGCTGAAATGTTGGCAAAGATTTTAGCCTGTTCGCCGACCCGTAAATTTTTTTCCGTTTGGATATTTCCGGAAACCACCCCTTCAATAATAATGTCGCCGTTAGCAATAAAATTTCCTTCAACTTGTACGGACGGACCAATAATGGTTTCGATCTCGCCGCTTTCTTCTTTTCTAAACATAATATTAAGAGGGTTAGTGAGTTATTTTACTTTTTTATTCTAGGCCGTTTTGGCGTTACTGTCAATTTGAAATTATCTCTTGATTTATTTAGTTGGTTGTGTTATGGTAAGGTCTGTTACTATTTATTTTAACTTATGCCAGTAAAGAAAGCAGCTTTTAAAGCGCTACGACAAAGCAAGCGTAAGGCTAATATCAATCTTAAAGTTAAAAGCGACATTATCGCTTTAACTCGCCGAATTAATAAGGCGATTTTGGCGAAAGACGAAGCTAAAGCCAAAGATTGGTTAAAACAGCTCATCAAGAAAGTCGATAAAGCGACTCAGAATAAGGTGATGAAAAAAAATACTGCCGGCCGCAAGAAATCTCGCTTAACCAAAGCAGTCAACGCGCTTAGTAAAAAATAGATTCAATTTTTAATTACTAACAAGTCAAACAACAGCTCGGCGCTCGTTTGGCTTGTTTTTAATTGGTAATCAATTACCAGCAGGTGGCGGTAGATTTTTTTCAAGTTCTCAAGCTGATAGTGCCGGCAGGCCTCGGCGGTTTTTTTAATCACAAACGGGTGAAGTCCGATTTGGTAGCTGAGGCGTGCAGGCGGGTAACTCGCGCCGTGGCGTTCCATAAAGTCTTTGACGAGCAGCAGATTTTTGAATTGCCAGGTAATTTTAGCCAGTAGTTCGGTTGGCGCGGTTCCGGACTGTAATTGGTCGGCGATTAATTTTAAAGCTAATGATTTACGGCGTTGGCCAAGCGCATCGGTGAGTTTAAAAATATCATCGTCAAGCCTGGTTTTAACCAATAGCTCAACGTCGTTGGTGGTGATTACTCTTGCTTTGGCGTAGTTGATTAATTTATCAACCTCGCCGTTTAGCTGCCACAAATCGTTTCCGGTGAGGTCAACAAGCAAGCGTAACGCACCCGGTTCAATTTGAGCACCCCGCCGCTTAATTTCATCGGCCGCAAAGCGAACGACGTCTGATGTGTTTAGCAGTTCAAACTCCTGCGCATATTTTTCTTTTTTCAACTTAGCCAATAGGTTTTGTTCTCGGCTGGTGGTGGACTTGGTTTTTTTGGCCTTCGCGGGTCCGATTTCGCTTTCCCAAAATACTAAAATAGTGTCGGTGATTATTTTATTATTTAAAATATCAAGAATTTCTTTTTGGATTTTAGGGCTTTTATTTTTAGAGATTAAATCCTCGATAATCACCAGTCTTTTTTTAGCCAGAAATGCTGGCGCAAAGACCGCATTTTCAAACTCGGCCGGGTCCAGCTTGGCACCAGATAGCGTTTGCACATTAAGCCCTGATTTATCGATTTCACGGATAAATTTATCTTTGATTTGTGACAGTTTTTGGCGAGACCGAAACGTGTCTGGCCCGTATAAGAAGATAATCATAGGCGAGGTTTATTGTAGCAAAAAACCTCGTTGGTTTAAAGCCTGGCAAAATGCTACAATAATTTTATGTCAAAAACCTCAGTTGATTACTATTTATTAGAAC
This region of Candidatus Buchananbacteria bacterium genomic DNA includes:
- the dnaA gene encoding chromosomal replication initiator protein DnaA — translated: MEEEKIWQAALGELELTLSRANFTTWFKNTFISQYNEDAITVGVPNTFTKAWLEKKYHSAILKALQKITGNRVKTLIYRVEAKVKAGSEVNEAQAEPETVVVMQEVVETPGLNEFGLNPKYNFNSFVVGKANELAQAASAAVAQKPGEVYNPLFIYGGVGLGKTHLMQAIGNQIKQTAPNKRILYVSCEKFTNDFIKSISSNRAEKFKETYRGVDVLLIDDIQFLAGKEGTQEAFFHTFNDLHQANKQVVLTSDRPPKAIPALESRLVSRFEWGMIADISTPDMETRSAILRYKCKEKNYQLKDEVINYIVTNIQDNIRELEGALNKIIAHHQLHGVEPEIDNVKKILSTISSTQRKRSVTPKQIINIVCEFYDIKLDEILGASRKKNLAVPRQIVMYLMREELKNSFPSIGQEIGNRDHTTAMHAHLKIAQLIDEDEKINQDIRLIKEKLYN
- the rpmH gene encoding 50S ribosomal protein L34, with protein sequence MPKRTYQPKNRKAKKKHGFRSRMSSPGGKNVLKSRRDKKRKRISL
- the rnpA gene encoding ribonuclease P protein component, with product MLPTSYRLTQEKDFRRITVSGKSFFSHFFRLRLAKNNLKISRFAVVISSRVSKKAVMRNRLKRQLREIIRLNLAKIKGGFDVVVSSNSKALDANYQELEQQLLQLLRKSHLL
- the yidD gene encoding membrane protein insertion efficiency factor YidD — protein: MAARVTALKLIRIYQKSLSFDHGIFSRLFPYGYCRFHPTCSEYGYQAIEKWGIVKGGYMTIGRVFRCNPWSKGGYDPVK
- a CDS encoding membrane protein insertase YidC yields the protein MIELFNTILFQPLFNLLVFFYNLVPGNDLGVAIILLTVLIKVVLYPLSLQSIRSQKALQELQPKMDAIKKQYKDNKEAQAKALMDLYKQEKINPLSSCLPLLVQLPFLIAVFHVFSRGLSSESLDLLYPFIQNPGHLNPISLGFFDLSKPNIILAVLTGLAQFFQSKMLVSTKQPKVPGAKDEDMMAAMNKQMLYFMPLMTVVIGASLPAGLLVYWFVTTVLTVLQQQLIFGRKKIKPAETTNNDENLK
- a CDS encoding PRC-barrel domain-containing protein encodes the protein MKISSNDLINLPVYTEAGQHLGRIISFDINIDNYLIEKFYVKTGLIQGLWHEQLIINPSQVVSITKEKMVVDNSVEAGETEGLKKVSLSPATK
- a CDS encoding polymer-forming cytoskeletal protein; amino-acid sequence: MFRKEESGEIETIIGPSVQVEGNFIANGDIIIEGVVSGNIQTEKNLRVGEQAKIFANISAANALIAGEVQGNVRVDGSLELTGTAKVFGDVRATVLTIGSGAVLHGKCSAGEEKKSRFEKVEDYKKVDKNIKPKEKPLTPLVEKVK
- a CDS encoding 30S ribosomal protein S20 codes for the protein MPVKKAAFKALRQSKRKANINLKVKSDIIALTRRINKAILAKDEAKAKDWLKQLIKKVDKATQNKVMKKNTAGRKKSRLTKAVNALSKK
- the holA gene encoding DNA polymerase III subunit delta, with translation MIIFLYGPDTFRSRQKLSQIKDKFIREIDKSGLNVQTLSGAKLDPAEFENAVFAPAFLAKKRLVIIEDLISKNKSPKIQKEILDILNNKIITDTILVFWESEIGPAKAKKTKSTTSREQNLLAKLKKEKYAQEFELLNTSDVVRFAADEIKRRGAQIEPGALRLLVDLTGNDLWQLNGEVDKLINYAKARVITTNDVELLVKTRLDDDIFKLTDALGQRRKSLALKLIADQLQSGTAPTELLAKITWQFKNLLLVKDFMERHGASYPPARLSYQIGLHPFVIKKTAEACRHYQLENLKKIYRHLLVIDYQLKTSQTSAELLFDLLVIKN